The region GGATTCACCTTTCTCCATTCTATTATTGTAGATGACCACCTCAGACAGGTCAGTATCACTTTTAAGTGAGTCTTTGTCCTTCCTGACCTTGAATCCAGTCTCCATTCCTACAAGGTCATGACCCTGACCAGGATCCTCCACTGAACTATTGGTGCTGGCCATGCTCAAGGCTTCCTCCTTCTCCGTTTGAAGAGAATGGATGACCACCTGAGACTGGCCAATCTCCCTTTTATGTGACTCTTCATCCATCTTGGCCTTGAATCCAGTCTCCATCACTGCTAGGGCATGACTCTGACAGGGATCTTCCACTGGACTATTGGCACTGGTCATCTTCAAGTCTTCAATGTTCTCCATTTCCTTACAATGCATGACCTCTTCAGACTGGTTCTTCTCATTTTTAAGTGAGTCTTTATCCACAGTGGCCTTGGATCCACTCTCCACTCCTGCAAGGTCATAATCATAACTGGCATTCCCCAGAGGACTCTTGGCACTAGCCATGTCCAAGCCTTCATCTTTTTCCATGTCCTCAAACCATTTGACCTCCTCAGACTGGTTCTTCTCAGTATTAAGTGAGCCTTCATCCATCGTGGCCTTGGGTCCATTCTCCATTCCTAAGAGCTCAAGATTCTGACCAGGATCCTTCCTTGGACTCTTGGTGCTAGCCAGGTCCAAGCCTTCATGTTTTTCCATGTCCTCAAACCATTTGATCTCCTCAGGCTGGTTCTTCTCATTCTTAAGTGAGTCTTTGTTTGTCCCAGCCATGTATCCAGACTCTTCTCCTGCAAGGTCATGACCCTGACCAAGATCCTTCTTTGGAGTCTTGGTCCTAGCTATGTTCAAGGCTTCATCTTTTCCCATTTTTTCAGACTGTATGTCCACCTCAGGCTGGTTCTTCTCAATGTTTAGTGAGTCTTTGCCTACTGTGGCCTTGGATACGTTCTCCACTCCTGCAAGTTCATGATCATGACCAGGATTCTCCAAGACACTCTTGGTGATGGCCATGTCAAGGCCTTCAGCTTCCTCCATTCCTTCAGAAAGGATGACCACCTCATTGTTACTTTTAGATGAGTCTTTGTCTATTCTGGACCCCTCAGTGTCATCTGAGGGAAGTCTGGATACATTAACTATGTTAGCTATGTTATCCAGTTCCTCTGGCCTGTACTCTTTGGGTTTTGGCACATCACTGCCAAAATGCATGCCCTTGGTCACAATGTGGTTCAgatttacatctgcaaggtcaCTCTTATGTTTAATGTTAGCTGTGGCCTCCTCTGCGCTGTCTTTGCAAGGTCTGGGCACTTCCTGCACTGCACTGGAACTAGTTTCAGCAGAGGTGTCTCCTTCGCACCTGTGCAGGTGAGTCTCGTCATTGTTAACCTTCTTGATGCCAGCAGTGTTCTTGTTTACAGTTCCTGGCTGTGTGCTGTAAGCTGCATGCTTGTGTTTAGCCTTCAGACATGCTGTTACGGCATACTCTGCAGTTTTTGATGCATCAACCTGTGAGCTGAAATCCCTTTTAGCCCCTTGTCCATGTTCATCTCTACTCTCAGCTGCTGAGCTTTTCTCGGAGGATTTCACCACTTTACTTGACTTTCTCCACTTCCGGACAACCGGTGGTTTGACCTGGCGAGCTCCGTCATCTTCACTCACCCGTCTTCCTCGGCCAAAGCTGTACGTGTCACCCGCTGACCTTTCGGCCGGATTCAGATTTAACTGTGAACCTGCAGCTCTGGATCCAGTTGGCCTGCTGTTTCCCACAGTGCAGAGATAACTGCATCCTTCCGCTTTGAGGAATAGGCAGCGGGTCTGGGTCTGCCGGACCCCCTCAGAGCCCTTCAGAGTGGCCACAGTCACCAGTGCGCCAGGAGTGCGGAACGTTAGGTTCTCCTTCGTTTTcctgcaaataaaaacaaaaataattaccTTTTATATGGACTAGCATTAAAGGCTATATATAcaccccgtgaccctgagggagaagttatatacatataaaataatttaaataataaaaaaactggaataaattttaaatacatttttggaatTGGAGTAAAATACTAATGATAATAACGATATGCActataataatgatgatgataacagtgagttttatttcaacaaaacgaaaaataattaaatgcatgaaaaaaattgaaaatgaaaaaatttaGCAAGAGATgacataaaaaatgtacagagccctgctggtgacatcctgtataaataaaaataaggtgtgggaacgagataataaAGTTTTAATCAtcttattcccatgccttactaagtcatggccacacattatttttatttatacaggatgtcatcagcagggctctgtaaaaatgtaataagaaaagaatggttaaaataacaataatacttacaataataataatgaataaaacatgataAGTGGATGATACACTCCTAAAACACTACTAAATGATATTGTAACAGAAAACCTGACCATCCTCTCTGCATCATCTGCTTCGTCTGCTGACGGTTCTGATGTTCTCCTGCAGTTTTCCTCCTGTTTCTGGCATTGAAGCCTCCACTGACGGCCCACGCCCTCAGGCCTTTGATCAAAGGGATTGCGCCGAACCCGATGGCTCCGAAACTTAGGGGGGCGCTGCTTCTTCCACAGCCTTGCAGCAGCTCCCTGTGGGCCATGTCCAGGCACAgggagttgttgttgttgttctgctGTAGCATTACAGTGGGGGGTGTACAGGATACCACTAAACACTGTGGAGGGAAACATCAGATCAGCTGAGGTTAGTCAggctaaataaacacagatCCATCTCAGTCACAGCATCTTCCCATGAGTAAGCCCAGCAGGAGTTAAAGGGCCAAAATCATGGAAAACCAGAGTgttcctcacttttttaaatgactgaTGTTGAATGTTAAAACAGTTAAAGTTTCAACGccctgtaac is a window of Pygocentrus nattereri isolate fPygNat1 chromosome 7, fPygNat1.pri, whole genome shotgun sequence DNA encoding:
- the si:ch211-14c7.2 gene encoding uncharacterized protein si:ch211-14c7.2 is translated as MLQQNNNNNSLCLDMAHRELLQGCGRSSAPLSFGAIGFGAIPLIKGLRAWAVSGGFNARNRRKTAGEHQNRQQTKQMMQRGWKTKENLTFRTPGALVTVATLKGSEGVRQTQTRCLFLKAEGCSYLCTVGNSRPTGSRAAGSQLNLNPAERSAGDTYSFGRGRRVSEDDGARQVKPPVVRKWRKSSKVVKSSEKSSAAESRDEHGQGAKRDFSSQVDASKTAEYAVTACLKAKHKHAAYSTQPGTVNKNTAGIKKVNNDETHLHRCEGDTSAETSSSAVQEVPRPCKDSAEEATANIKHKSDLADVNLNHIVTKGMHFGSDVPKPKEYRPEELDNIANIVNVSRLPSDDTEGSRIDKDSSKSNNEVVILSEGMEEAEGLDMAITKSVLENPGHDHELAGVENVSKATVGKDSLNIEKNQPEVDIQSEKMGKDEALNIARTKTPKKDLGQGHDLAGEESGYMAGTNKDSLKNEKNQPEEIKWFEDMEKHEGLDLASTKSPRKDPGQNLELLGMENGPKATMDEGSLNTEKNQSEEVKWFEDMEKDEGLDMASAKSPLGNASYDYDLAGVESGSKATVDKDSLKNEKNQSEEVMHCKEMENIEDLKMTSANSPVEDPCQSHALAVMETGFKAKMDEESHKREIGQSQVVIHSLQTEKEEALSMASTNSSVEDPGQGHDLVGMETGFKVRKDKDSLKSDTDLSEVVIYNNRMEKGESFNMASTKGALKDAGQARDLAMMGKDSIKNENIQSEVVIHSLQMEKEEALSMASINSPVEDFGQGQDLAGMDNGSKAIIVNDSLKIEKNQPEVVIRTKEMEKDSDESLDMTSTKSPVEDPGQGHNPAGVENENSQTEAVNHSLQMEKDYVESLDTARTCQGRDPTGVENEFKARMDKDSLKSEKIQSKVVIYTEEMEKDDPLDVANTRSPREDPGQGHVEPLEEHCPPQQMEVNSGCEEQWFAKSPSRGSPKASAVVATACLINPAFTSTSNSTTAIATAPPARSRQEEVGASFRSLRPQPESQLLSEQERGQDWSKVATNERPVEVGEEEEDEFGVFMQAGEEQIWTEEFNELQQVPSGMHDGIGHRTSTDADEPMSWTSDWTGVQSFHQSDDSWATFKQEDDSRGAESEIAPAGQWWSWTAVENSDLALSSLNNVSQVFLEAFPSVDATCGETDCVPTLKELLQGPAENNRPTKPQSQSLLDGLQDLDRMIDVKYKRAESLSRKLLLQSLHLGAVSSERASGREQATARFSPNLPSSNQQLAANAKRRLSYDINRNIMT